A single Vulpes lagopus strain Blue_001 chromosome 3, ASM1834538v1, whole genome shotgun sequence DNA region contains:
- the CHST12 gene encoding carbohydrate sulfotransferase 12, whose product MTKTRLFRLWLVLGSVFMVLLIIVYWDNVGTAHFYLQTSFPRPHPLEPLPTPGHGAEKEFTSDVDAFLQKLLGGGLKQSPLSGKRPEQPSVPASSRPGLSNAEESVRGYDWSARDTQQGPDPGGQQAERRSVLRGLCANASFVFPTKERSFDDIPNYELNHLIVDDRHGVIYCYVPKVACTNWKRVMIVLSESLLDRGTPYRDPLDIPREYVHNSSTHLTFNKFWRRYGKFSRHLMKIKLKKYTKFLFVRDPFVRLISAFRSKFQLENEEFYRKFAVPMLKMYANRTGLPASVSEAFSAGLKVSFANFIQYLLDPRTEKLAPFNEHWRQVHRLCHPCQIDYDFVGKLETLDQDAAQLLRLLKVDKVLHFPPSYRNRTASSWEEDWFATIPLAWRQQLYKLYEADFVLFGYPKPEHLLRD is encoded by the coding sequence ATGACCAAAACCCGGCTCTTCCGCCTGTGGCTGGTCTTGGGGTCTGTCTTCATGGTCCTCTTGATCATCGTGTACTGGGACAACGTGGGCACCGCGCACTTCTACCTGCAGACGTCCTTCCCCAGGCCGCACCCCCTGGAGCCGCTGCCCACCCCCGGGCACGGGGCAGAGAAGGAATTCACGTCGGACGTGGATGCGTTCTTGCAAAAGCTGCTTGGCGGCGGCCTGAAGCAGAGCCCCCTTTCTGGTAAAAGGCCGGAGCAGCCCTCTGTGCCGGCATCCAGCAGGCCTGGGCTGAGCAACGCGGAGGAGAGCGTGAGGGGCTATGACTGGTCTGCCCGTGACACCCAGCAGGGCCCGGACCCAGGAGGGCAGCAGGCCGAGAGGAGGAGTGTGCTCAGGGGGCTGTGCGCCAACGCCAGCTTCGTGTTCCCCACCAAGGAGCGCTCCTTCGACGACATTCCCAACTACGAGCTCAACCACCTCATCGTGGACGACCGCCACGGGGTCATCTACTGCTACGTGCCCAAGGTGGCCTGCACCAACTGGAAGCGCGTGATGATCGTGCTGAGCGAGAGCCTCCTGGACCGGGGCACCCCCTACCGCGACCCCCTGGACATCCCCCGGGAGTATGTGCACAACTCCAGCACCCACCTGACTTTCAACAAGTTTTGGCGCCGCTACGGCAAATTCTCCCGCCACCTGATGAAAATCAAGCTGAAGAAGTACACCAAGTTCCTGTTCGTGCGGGACCCCTTCGTCCGCCTCATCTCGGCCTTCCGCAGCAAGTTCCAGCTGGAAAACGAGGAGTTCTATCGGAAGTTCGCGGTGCCCATGCTCAAGATGTACGCCAACCGCACCGGCCTGCCTGCGTCCGTCAGCGAGGCCTTTAGTGCTGGCCTTAAGGTGTCCTTCGCCAACTTCATCCAGTACCTGCTGGACCCGCGCACCGAGAAGCTGGCGCCCTTCAACGAGCACTGGAGGCAGGTGCACCGCCTCTGCCACCCCTGCCAGATCGACTACGACTTTGTGGGGAAGCTGGAGACGCTGGACCAGGACGCCGCCCAGCTCCTGCGGCTCCTCAAGGTAGACAAGGTCCTACACTTCCCCCCGAGTTACCGGAACAGAACTGCCAGCAGCTGGGAGGAGGACTGGTTTGCCACCATCCCCCTGGCCTGGAGGCAGCAGCTTTACAAACTCTATGAGGCAGACTTTGTCCTCTTCGGTTACCCCAAGCCTGAACACCTGCTTAGAGACTGA